A window from Phaeocystidibacter marisrubri encodes these proteins:
- a CDS encoding riboflavin synthase — MFTGIVETMSEVVSITHEGTNVHLDLKSDITSELKIDQSVAHNGACLTVVGFPSEGVYRVTAIDETMKKTNLGDWKVGDKINMERCMKADGRLDGHIVQGHVDTTGLVREIENADGSWNVTIEHPEGEQFMTVPKGSICINGTSLTVVNSSLNSFSVSLIPYTWEHTNFHQLKVGNRVNLEFDILGKYVTAMMARRGL, encoded by the coding sequence ATGTTTACAGGAATTGTTGAAACGATGAGTGAGGTGGTTTCGATCACCCACGAAGGAACCAATGTTCACCTGGACCTTAAATCAGATATCACTTCTGAACTCAAAATTGACCAGAGCGTAGCGCACAACGGTGCATGTCTCACGGTTGTTGGATTTCCATCAGAAGGTGTTTATCGCGTTACAGCGATTGACGAAACCATGAAGAAAACCAATCTGGGTGATTGGAAGGTGGGAGATAAAATCAACATGGAAAGATGCATGAAGGCTGACGGTCGATTGGACGGTCACATTGTGCAAGGACATGTAGATACAACGGGCCTTGTTCGAGAGATTGAAAATGCGGATGGATCGTGGAATGTTACCATTGAACATCCCGAAGGTGAACAATTCATGACGGTTCCCAAAGGCTCCATCTGTATCAATGGAACGAGTTTAACCGTAGTGAATAGTTCGCTCAATTCTTTCAGTGTAAGTCTAATACCCTACACTTGGGAACACACCAATTTCCATCAATTGAAAGTGGGAAATCGCGTGAATTTGGAATTTGACATTTTGGGGAAATACGTTACGGCCATGATGGCTCGACGTGGTTTGTGA